One window of Streptomyces sp. FIT100 genomic DNA carries:
- a CDS encoding DUF397 domain-containing protein, producing the protein MGSNNSRLTGARWRKSSYSGDQGGSCVECAPLGGAAWRKSSYSSDQGGECVEIAETPHLIAVRDSKVPDGPHFTLAPAAFGAFVDAAARERLGA; encoded by the coding sequence ATGGGGAGCAACAACTCTCGTTTGACGGGCGCTCGTTGGCGTAAGTCCAGCTACAGCGGCGACCAGGGTGGCTCCTGCGTCGAGTGCGCCCCCCTCGGCGGCGCCGCCTGGCGCAAGTCCAGCTACAGCAGCGACCAGGGCGGCGAATGCGTCGAGATCGCCGAAACCCCCCACCTCATCGCCGTCCGCGACTCCAAGGTCCCCGACGGCCCCCACTTCACCCTCGCCCCGGCCGCCTTCGGCGCCTTCGTCGACGCCGCCGCTCGCGAACGGCTCGGCGCGTAA
- a CDS encoding helix-turn-helix transcriptional regulator, with translation MAHINVLDPSASPLDYYGYELRRHREAAGLTQRQLGDVINYTGSLVGQVETARKLPTEPFSERVDAALGTGGLLTRLLGLVLRSQLPAWFQQVAELEARATEIATFHTHLAHGLLQTQAYARAVLGAMDRSKLDDRTTVRLGRQRILKKEQPPVLWAVIGEAALRQEIGGPDVMRGQLTRLLSYEDDPLVNVQVLPFAVGAHAGLQGSFDLFRFVDDPAIVYTEGYGQGHPTANPDTVKDCSLRYDHLQAAALSIKDSAALIRRTMEECHGEQQLSFDGRSLA, from the coding sequence GTGGCCCATATCAACGTCCTCGACCCGAGCGCCTCGCCGCTCGACTACTACGGCTACGAGTTGCGTCGCCATCGCGAAGCGGCCGGGCTCACGCAGAGGCAACTGGGCGACGTCATCAACTACACGGGCTCGCTGGTGGGCCAGGTCGAGACGGCGCGGAAGCTGCCGACGGAGCCGTTCAGCGAGCGGGTGGACGCGGCGCTGGGGACGGGTGGGTTGCTCACGCGGCTGCTGGGGCTGGTGTTGCGGAGCCAGCTCCCCGCGTGGTTCCAACAGGTGGCGGAGTTGGAGGCGCGGGCGACCGAGATCGCCACCTTCCATACACACCTGGCGCATGGTCTGCTGCAGACGCAGGCGTACGCGCGGGCTGTGCTCGGCGCGATGGATCGGAGCAAGCTCGATGACCGTACGACAGTACGGCTGGGGCGGCAGCGCATTCTGAAGAAGGAGCAGCCGCCGGTGCTTTGGGCGGTCATCGGGGAAGCGGCGTTACGCCAGGAGATCGGTGGGCCTGATGTCATGCGCGGCCAACTGACTCGTCTGTTGTCGTACGAGGACGACCCCTTGGTGAACGTCCAGGTGCTGCCGTTCGCGGTGGGAGCCCATGCCGGATTGCAAGGCTCGTTCGACCTTTTCCGCTTCGTTGACGACCCTGCGATCGTCTATACCGAGGGCTACGGGCAAGGGCATCCGACCGCCAACCCGGACACCGTCAAGGACTGCTCCCTCCGTTACGATCACCTCCAAGCCGCCGCCCTGTCCATCAAGGACTCGGCTGCGCTGATCCGGCGCACGATGGAGGAATGCCATGGGGAGCAACAACTCTCGTTTGACGGGCGCTCGTTGGCGTAA
- a CDS encoding ATP-binding protein: MNENIPATPPAPQYAMRFTVGDHSARHVRRILRHYLTQWGMPSLADDAALALTELLTNVHRHVPDRRCALLIERSPTGLRVEVHDSSPTLPRPHRASPDDETGRGLAVLDAVVHKWGVAQTGSPGKTVWFECRHRPTSESAQVASPPGRSM; this comes from the coding sequence GTGAACGAGAACATTCCCGCCACTCCCCCGGCCCCCCAATACGCCATGCGCTTCACCGTCGGCGACCACTCCGCCCGCCACGTACGGCGCATCCTCCGCCACTACCTCACCCAGTGGGGCATGCCGTCCCTCGCCGACGACGCCGCGCTCGCCCTCACCGAGCTCCTCACCAACGTCCACCGCCACGTCCCCGACCGCCGCTGCGCCCTCCTCATCGAACGCAGCCCCACGGGCCTGCGCGTCGAGGTCCACGACAGCTCGCCCACCCTCCCCCGACCGCACCGCGCGTCGCCCGACGACGAGACCGGGCGAGGGTTGGCGGTGCTGGACGCGGTCGTCCACAAGTGGGGGGTGGCGCAGACGGGTTCTCCCGGCAAGACGGTCTGGTTCGAGTGCCGTCATCGGCCAACCTCTGAATC